The DNA segment TCTTCCATACACATTTTTACAAATTGGTATTTTGAGCAAAAAATAAACTAGCTCGAATCGAGTTTTAGGTAACTTGGTTCCTTCAAAATAGTCGAGCTCAAAATAAGCCACCCGATTGAGCTCGAATTCAAGCAATTTTTCTGTTCAGTTTAACCCTAAGTAGGATTGTTTGAGCAAACTCtgagcaatttattttcatTGAGGGGTATTAATTTGAACTCGACTCATCAGTAACCCTAAATTTGACAAGCTTCCTCGATGAGAATTCAATCAACTGTTTGCATACGAGATTTTAAAACTTCACTTGAAATTCTCgtttttcaataaattttaaataattcaaagatTGGCTCTAAAGTCTCAATAAGTTACTCAAAATACAGACAGTTGAATACCAATTGAAATCTCATAATGTGTTAAAAAAATGTTTCCAATGATATaataatcattttttaaaaaatcaatgcCGGAATGATAGTAAAAAGGTGCAGGCACCAAGTTGTCCTCTTATAATCTTGTCCAATGCAGGCCAAAAAAATCGTTCTCAAAAACCAAACACGACTCAGTTTAACTCATATCCGTGCACGCAATCAGCCATACACAACACGACCGCAAACTTGGATACACGCTTACACTGTATTACTTCAATAAGATAATATGATTTGCACTGAAAAGGTATATTTCAAAGTCACCATAATAAGAAACCGAAATTCGAGTTCAAGTTCAGCGTAACagaaatcataataataataacaataagtTGGATGAGACGAATGGCACCAGAAAGATAATGAAAGAGAATTTACAAGTTATTCTTGGACTATACACATGACTCGGATGGGATTTCCatatttcagctcgatccgaacGTATTCTCACCACTGTAAGTCATGTACAAGAAACCATCCTCATCTTTGTTTTCCTCGTAAATTGCAGACATCATGGAAGCTGCACATCCCATAACGAAAAATGCATATTTAAAACAAGGAAATGCGAACgattatttaaaattgaagTTCATGACAAACTTTGACATTGTCGGAGTTCCTCCTTACCAGTGGGAGGAAGAATGTTCTTGACAAACACGAATATGGCTTTCTCAGCGCTGAGCTTAATTCTTTTACGGATAACATAAACAAACTGCCCAACTGTCAGATCAGCAGGAACCAGATATCTGtgttttgcaataaaaatttgttttagGTTGAACACAATCAGTAAAGAAAACAATCATCCGAGTATCACCAAATAAAGAGAGAGGCAGGTAAAACCAAGGTTCTAAAAAACGTGAAGCGCGTCGAAGCGTGGAGGTCAAGCTTCAAGCTTTTTAAGCTTAAGCGAGCTTAGAACGAGCTTAAGCGTGAAAAAGCGTTTacaatttttactataattttaattattttaagacaaacattaaataaaatgttagattaaccataaatatatgatttaatagataattcaagttctaaactataaatatgcatatttataaaaatattttcattttaaaaaataaataaaatctttcgTTCTAAAAAGCGATCGCTTAATCGAGCTTAAGCGTGTTAAAGCTTAAGCGAGATTAAGCGTCGCTTAAGcgagctttttagaacattgggtAAAACAGTGTTTTCCTTCTCCCTCCAACAAGACATGAAGATATAGAAGGATTCTAGCATGTTCATCATTAGGAAGGGAACATTTACAGCTGCCAAGTAATCAAAAAAGTTTAAAATCCCATGACTCGATGCATGCCAATCATCTGTAAcccaaaataaaaactaaaacagAAAATAATCTCCCAAAGTAAATCAAATTCTAACAGTAATATAAGCCAAACTAAACATCAAAAGAACCAAAACTTGAAAACGGATGAAAGGAACTAACTTTTTCTTGTCAATGTCCGGAATATCACTTCTTTCAGCCTTCTCCACAATAACCTACACCAGAATaccaacaaaaataatattatgacAAGCAGACATCAAGGGCCGGACCCAAAGATCTAAATAAAATGGAATTCATGAATTTAGAGGAGGAAATTATATTATGAGACAAACAAGATACGAAATCTCAAATTTTTATCGCCTATAGTCTCGCGATAGGAGAATCCCCAAATTTTACAGAAAATTGACCAATTCATACCGGAATTCTTTCGGGGTACTTCTCCCTAATACGGGAAGCCTCAGCTTGTCGCCTCTCTGCACCATATTAAACGTAAAAACCCATAATCAGCATCACAACACGCGCTAGGTCAACGATAAAGACCATCATGGTCCGAATACACGAGAAATCGAATACCAAAAGGAGTAAAACCTAGCTACATGAATACGACAAAATCACAACACATCGCGACAAAATAGAATTTTCCAAAGATCGAAACGGAAAGAGTATCGATATCACCTAGGGGATGTTCCAATTTGAAGGAGCTTTTGGCCATGGCGTCCAGCGGAAGTGGCAATTCGCCCGACTGCGAgtcgaagagatagagaatgaAACAACAAATTCGGGGATGGGTTTCTTTGCCCTAATTTCGGGTATTTATTTATGACGATGGTGGTGAATGAAATACGTGAAATTCCAATTTTCAAATTAACCCTTGTATTTTCAATAAATTACACCATCACCCCAATTTTTTATATGCATATTATTCTGGTGGAATTTGGGTTATGATACCGATGGGTAGAATGGGCACCCGACCCGAATCCAACCCAGTTTTAGATAATATCGAATGGGTCGAGTAACCCACGGGTATGGATCGAGTAACATGTTTAATAATACTCGACttatatatatccaatccgttcaaatttttatatattcatttaaataaaaattatcaatTTTACTCTGCCATCCTCTTGAAGATTTTTTTTCCTATGGGATTTTTGTAAATTGCATATTGTTCATATGCAATTTATATGTTAGATGTATATGT comes from the Henckelia pumila isolate YLH828 chromosome 1, ASM3356847v2, whole genome shotgun sequence genome and includes:
- the LOC140887144 gene encoding autophagy-related protein 8C-like codes for the protein MAKSSFKLEHPLERRQAEASRIREKYPERIPVIVEKAERSDIPDIDKKKYLVPADLTVGQFVYVIRKRIKLSAEKAIFVFVKNILPPTASMMSAIYEENKDEDGFLYMTYSGENTFGSS